The DNA region TAGAATTACGGCATGGCTACCTACCTCCGCGCCCATTTCGATGGACAATCGATCATCCTCGACGAGCCCGCGACGCTCACTCCGGGGCAGACGCTGCGTGTGCTGGTAGAGCCGGCAACTGACTCGCTAGCATCGCCCGGAGAAACCAAACTTTTCGGAGCTTGCAAGGGCATGTTCGTGATGGGCGGCGACTTCAATGATCCGCTTGATTGTTTCGCCGACTACCGCGAATAGGCGCCGACGATGAGTTCGACCTTTGACGCGACCTCGGGCCCGATTCTGTTCGATACGCAAGTGATGGATCTGGGTTGTCGAAGGCTCAGAAAAAGTACCCTTGCACATCCGTAAAGCCGTTAACGATCGAGGCCTCCGTCGCCTATTCAGTGTCGCTAGCGTGTGGGAGATGGCAATCAAGATTGCCATCGAAAAGTTGGCGTTGCAGCATGGGGACCTCAACGACTTCCTTGAGGTCCTCGATAAGAACTCAGTCGAACTTGTGCCGGTACGATCACGAGAAGCGAGTGATGTGGCAACTCTGCCAAGCGTCCATCAGCAGGCTGCTTCGGGCGCCGGTGGACGCCACCAGGACCCTTTCGACCGCCTAATCGCGGCTCAGTGCCTCCGCTACGACCTCACGCTGGTGTCGGTGGACAAGCAGTTCGACGCCTACGGCGTGCGCCGCGTTTGGTGATCCAACTCGTAGGATGGGTGGGGTGAAGGGGTGGCAAAACAAAAGGAAGAAGCAACACCTCAAGTCGTAAGAGGGGAATCTGTAGCCTTCAACGGGACACATCTAGCCGAACCGCCACGCTATGTTGAAATGACTGCTCGTTCAGAAAGAGAGAACGATCGCCCGACCCGGTCGTCAGTAACCGCTGTGAAGTGCACGTGCGGGTACCTTCAGCGAGCGGCCGACGAGCCGGGGACCCCGATTGTTTTTGACGCAACCACGAATGAGTACCTCTTCGTCTACCCACAGCAAGAGGGCCCGGGGCTGGCGGACTTGGTCATCTACCACTGCCCATTCTGCGGTGGAGCGGCGCCCGCCTCTAAGCGTCAATTGCTCTTCCACGTGGTTCCTTCCGCGGAGGTGTCGCGGCTGAAAGAACTGATGCGACCGATCCGCTCAATCCGTCAGGCATTTGAACGACTCGGCGCTCCGGAAAGTGATGACCCGGCTGGGTTTACCGTCACCAGCGATGAGGCCGGCGGCGTGGCGGGTTCGGTAGTTCCAAGTCGCAAGCTGACCTATAGGTCGCTTTCCACGGTGGCCGATGTCAACGTCATAGAACGCCTAGACGGTTCGATCGGCTTCAGCTTTAGCGGCAAGTTCCTTCGGCCAGATGAGGCAGACGCTTCGCTGTAAGCTTGATTCCTCCCTAGCGCCCTCTTAGCCGCCAACTTTCGCGTCGCAAATAGCCACCCACGCCGCAATAATACGGGGTTCGAGCACCTGGCTTGCGGCGCTCGATTCGCTTGAAAGCCCTCGATTTTTCGCTGGACCTCAGATGCGCGCTTTTTGTCCCCTCGGTGTCCGGTGGTGTCCGCTCGGCGGGGCCCCGGCGCCCCAAAACGGGCGTCGGGACGCTTGGGGCGCGGGGGGCGACCCCTTAAAACAAAGCACCACGCGAGCCGAAGCGGGGTTTTGACCGAAAACCGCGCCCCGCAACTAGGGACAAATCGGACACTTCACCTCTCCCACTGCATGACCGACCCCGAACAAGAAATCGCCGCCCTCCGCACCGAGATCCGCGGGCACGACCGGCTGTACCACGTCGAGGCGGCGCCGGTGCTGACCGACCTGCAGTACGACCGGCTGCTGGAGCGGCTCGGGCGGCTCGAGGCGCTGCACCCGCAGCTCGTCACGCCAGACAGCCCCACGCAGCGGGTGGGCGCGGGGCCGGTCGACAGCATCCACGCCGTCGAGCACACGGTGCCGATGCTGTCGATCGACAACACCTACAGCCAAGAAGAGCTGGCCGAGTACGGCGCTCGGATCACCAAGCTGCTCGGCGACGAGCCGGTCGAGTGGGTGGTGGAGCTGAAGATCGACGGCGTCGCGGTCTCGGTCACCTACGAGCAGGGGGCGCTCACCCGCGCGGCCACGCGTGGCGACGGGCGGACCGGCGACGACGTGACCCACAACCTGCGGGCGGTGCTCGGCGCGCCGCTGCGGCTGGTGGGCGACGACGTGCCGGAGCTGCTGGAGGTGCGCGGCGAGGTGTACATCACCAACCCCGACCTGGTGGCGATCAACCAGCGCCGCTCGGCGGCCGGCGAGGCGCCCTTCGCCAACACCCGCAACCTGACCGCCGGCACGATCAAGACGCTCGACCCGCGGGTTTGTGCGGAGCGCCGCGTGCGGCTCTTCTGCCACGGCGTGGGCGCCCGCGAGGGGCTGCGGGCGGAGACGCACATGGACTTCCTGGCCGACCTGGGCCGCTGGGGGCTGCCGCCGACGCCGATGGTGGAGTGCTTCCCCACGTTCGAGGCGGCTACGGCCCACTGCGAGACGCTGATCGGTCGGCTGCACGAGCTGGACTTTGAGGTCGACGGGCTGGTGCTGAAGGTCAACCGCTTCGACCAACGCGACCGCCTGGGCGCCACCAGCAAGAGCCCGCGGTGGCTCGTCGCCTACAAGTTCGAGAAGTACGAGGCGCTAACCCGCGTGAAGGAGATCGTGGTGCGCGTCGGCAAGAGCGGCGCGGTGACCCCGGCGGCGGAGCTGGAGCCGGTAGAAATCGCCGGGACGACCGTCAGCCGGGTGACGCTGCACAACCCCGAAGAGATCGAGCGGAAGGACGTGCGTGTAGGAGACGTGGTGCTGGTAGAGAAGGCGGGCAAGATCATCCCGCACGTGGTGCGTGTCGAGAAGCACGAGCGCGGCGCGGACTCCGCGCCGTTCGTGTTCCCCACCCACTGCCCAAGCTGCGGCGCGGCGCTGGTGAAAGACGAGGGGGGCGTCTACATCCGCTGCCCCAACCCCAACTGCCCGGCGCAGTTCGCAGAGCGGCTCTACTACTTCGCGAGCCGCAGCGCAATGGACATCGAGGGGCTCGGCGAGAAGCTCGTAGCGCAGCTCATCGGCGCGGGGCTGGTGGCGCGGCTGGGAGACGTCTACCGGCTGACCCGCGAGCAGCTTGTGGAGCTGGAGCGGGTGGGAGAGAAGTCTGCCGAAAACCTGATCGCCGCGATCGAAGGGAGCAAGTCGCGCGGGCTGGCGCGGGTGCTCAACGGGCTGTCGATCCGCCACGTTGGCGCGCGGGTCGCCACGGCCCTGGCGGAGCATTTTGGATCGCTGGAGAAGCTGCGCGAGGCGGACGTCGACACGATCGCCGAGGCGCCCGAGGCGGGGCCGATCATCGCCCAGAGCGTGGTCGACTTCTGCCAGAGCGAGGCGGGCGCCCAAACGCTGGACGACCTGGCGGGGTTGGGGCTCGACCTGACCAGCCCCCTCCGGCCGGCCGACGCGCCGACCGGCACTGGCCCGCTGGCGGGCCCACTGGGAGGATTGACGCTGGTGGTGACCGGCACGCTCGCCCGGCACACCCGCGAGGAGGCCCAAGCCCGGATTGTGGCCGCGGGCGGGAAGGCGACTTCGAGCGTTTCGAAGTCGACCGACTACTTGTTGGCGGGGGAGCGGGCGGGGAGCAAACTGGCAAAAGCCATCAAGCTGGGGGTGCCGGTGCTGACCGAAGAAGAGTTTGAGGCCATGTTTTCTGCTGAATCTGCCCCCGAACCGACGGAAATTCCGCAAGGACCGTGATTTTCACCCCAGCAGCAATTATTCTAAGGGTCGGCTACGAATAGGCCCCCGCCCCGCGGCGGGCGTCCCCCCGTTTCCCCTACTTCACGGCTTCTGCTATGCGAGCTCTCCTGTTCTCTGCCCTGCTAGTTGTGCTGCCCGGACTCGCATCGGCGATCGAACCGGCGCCCGCATCCGCCGGGCGGATCGGGCTGTTCGACGCGATGGAGCAGAACCTGGTCGAGGCCAAGCTGATCGCCAAGAGCGATCACGCGGCCCGCTTGATCCTGGCCAACCGCACGAAGCAGCAGCTCGACCTGCAGATGCCCGATGCATTCGCCGGAGTGCCTGAACAGGTGCTCGCCCAGTTCGGCGGCGGCGGCGGCGGAGTGGGCGGCGGCGGTGGTGGGTTCGGCGGCGGTGGCGGCGGCGGGCAGCAGAGCATCGGAGGGGGCGGCGGCGGCATTGGCGGGGGCGGTGGTGGCGGCTTCGGCGGCGGCGGTGGCGGACAGTTCAGCATCCCGCCGGAGAAGGTGCAGAAGTTCGACCTGGAAGTCGTCTGTCTCAACCACGGCCTGAAGGAACCCTCTAGCAGCAAGCCCTACTACTTGGTGCCGGTCGACAAGGTGGTGGAGCGTCCCGAGGTGGTTGAGCTGCTCAAGGCGCTCGGCCGCGGCGAGCTGCAGCACAACGCGGCGCAGGCCGCCACGTGGGCCATGCAGAACGGGATGTCGTGGGAAGAGCTCGCGTCAAAGCGTCAGGGGACGGTGCGCAGCACCAGCCGCCCCCCGTACTTCACCGCGCAAGAAATGAAGGCCGCCTTTGCATACGCACAAGAGGCCAAGCGACGCGCCGAGGCCCAGCAGGCGCCCAGCGAGAGCTACAGCGAAAGCGGCTACACCTCTGCGTCGGTCGAGTAGCCGATCACAAGCTAATTATTTGAGCGTCCAGCCCGGGTAGCTCAACCAATCCGATCGAGTGGGGGTTGGCGCGGTAGATGGCGCCGGGGTTCACGACCAGCGTCTCGCCGTGCCGATCGATGGCGGCGGTGTGGGTGTGCCCGTAGCAGACGAGCGCGTAGGAATCGGACTGGATGACCTGCCGGAACTTTTGTCGGTCGTGGCTGTGCAAGAGCGCCACCCGCTCGCCTGCCAGGGTGAGGTCCGCGAACTCCTCGCAGCAAACGCCACCCCATCGGGCGATGGCGTCGCGGAGCGGTTGGCGGTCGATGTCGCAGTTTCCGAATACGTAGTAGGGGCGCCAAGCGGCGAGCATCTCGACGATCTCCGGCGAGCCGATGTCGCCGCAGTGAAGCAGAGCGTCGACTCCGAGCGATTCGAGCATCCGCACCGCCTGACGGGTGAGCTGCTCGTGGCCGTGGGTGTCGCTGATAAGGCCGAGTCGCATGGGTTGGTTCGTAGGGTTACCGGGCAGCGGCGAGACGGGTTCGGAGCGCGTGCAGGGTCGATCGCAGGCTCCGCACCGCCGCCCTAGCGTCCCCGACCGCAATCGCGGTGAGAAGGGGGGCGCGAGCGGCGACCCTCGATCCGGGCCGCGGGATGTCCGCCAGGAGCCCCCGCGCGTTCTGTTGCATCGCCCACTGGTGGATTTCATCTGTCCAAACCACGTCCCGCCGAGCGAACACGATGCGTTTCGCGGCAATCGCACTATCGCTGAAGCCAGCAGGCGGAGTTGGCCCGCACAGCGCCGCGTCGAAGGCGCGAGCGTGCAGCCCGACGATGCTCGGCTGACCCGCCAGCTCAAGCACTTCCATCGAGGCCGTGTAGCGAGGATTGACCTCAATGACCCACGCGCGCTCGCCGTCGAGAATCAAGTCAACGCCTACGACTCCTCGCAGGCCAAAATCGTCCGCGAGTGACCGGCCGAGTCGGCGTAGGTCGTCCTGGTAGGCGAGCGCGGTTGCCGGGAACGGCCCGATCGACCCGGCGTAGGCGAACGGCCGCCCCGCCGCGGGCGAACCGACCCATTGCCGCGTCACGCCGAGCAGGCGAGGGCCGTCAGCGTCGATCACGAAGGCCGCGGCCGCGGCGCAGCCGCCGATGCGTTGTTGGAAGAATCGAGCGGATTGTTCGGCTACTCGCGAAGGCTCGCTGGCCGCGAGCGGCCATACGCCAGCGCCAGACGCGCCCCGCCCGGACTTCGACAGCCAGGCGCCGCTACGCGGCAGGCCGACCGGCGAGGTGCGGATTGGTGGCGTCAACACTCCAGCGGAGGCGAGCTTCTCGCTCAAGATCCATGGATCCCGAACAGCAAGGAGAGGATTGCTATGCACGCCCCAGAGCGGATGGAGGCCCGCCATGCGGTCGATCAGTTCTGGGTAGTTTTCCAGAGCGCCCGTGTACATCCAGGCGTCGCAGTCGACCGTGGCGAGCCAGTCGGCAAGCCCTTGTGGGTAGTGTTCGACCCGGGCCGCGGGGGCGTGCTGCACGAGGTCGGCGTCGGCAAACAGGTCGGCCGCCAGCACTTCGAATCCGGCCGCTCGCGCCGACACGGCCGCTGCGCGTACGCTGGCGCCGACAATGGCGATCCGCCTAGCGCCCGGCATCGCCTCGGCCCCAGCGGCCGCGGAACTCGTCCGCTGGGTACTTGAGCACGTTCTTCGCCATCTTGTCGCGGAGCGTTTGACTAAGGTCGAGTCCGAGTTCGTTGGCGAGCGCAAGGCTGTAGGCCACCACGTCCGCCAGTTCCTCGCCCACCGCCGCCAGCTTCTCGGGGTCGCCCGCTACACGGCGGGAGTCGCCGGCCTCGATCCACTGGAAGTGCTCCATCAGCTCGGCCGCCTCGATAGCGATCGACATCGCCACGTTCTTCGGCAGGTGGAACTGCCGCCAGTCTCGCGCTTCGACGAATTCGGCCACCATCCGCCGGAGCTCCGCGACGGTGGTTGTATCGTCGTTCGACGGCTGTTCATTCGGCATTGCTTATCCGCGACATCCGTGTGCCCGTTGTTCAACCGTCGTCCGTCTAGAGCCGGCAGTTGTTGATAGCGGTCTCCAGCACCGCCTCGGCGCCGAGCGCCTCGAGGCGTTCCATGATGTCGATCACCTCTCCCCGCTTAACCATCGCCCGCACGGCGCACCACCCGGCCTTCTCCAGCCGGTTGACCGTCGGCGAGCTGAAGCCGGGGGTGATCTCCTCGGCCGCGGCCAGCTTTGCTTCGGGGACGTTGTACTCCAGTAGTGAGTAGGCCCGGGCGATCACCACCCCTTCCAGGCGGCGGACGATGCGGTCGGCCAGCTCTGATTTGCGTCGCGGGTTCTGGATAACCACCGTCTCGTACTGACCGATCTCGTCGAGGATCCGCAGCTTGTTGGCCGCCAGGGTGCTGCCGGTCTCGACCAAGTCCACAATGGCATCGGCCACGCCGAGCGCGATCATCACCTCGACCGAGCCGGATAGCTCAACTACATGACACGTCACGCCTTGGGCGTTCAGGTAGTTGCGGGTGACGGTCGGGAAGCTTGTGGCTACGCGGTCGCCACTCAAGTCTTTGGGCTGCACCACCGGGCTGTCTTCGGGGACACACACCGCGAGGCGGCAGTGCCCCACGCCCAATGACAGGCGAGTCGTCAACTCGGCGCCTGATTCGGCCACCAGATCACTGCCGGTGATCCCCAGATCGATGGCGCCCTCCGCACAAAGCGTCGGGATGTCGTCGGTGCGGAGGAACGCGGCTTCGACCGGCTGGTCCCCTTCGCCAAACGCCTTGATGCGGGCGAACAGGCTGCGGTCCTGGCGTCGGAAACGCAGCCCGGCTTGGTTCAAGAGCTCGCCGGCTAAGTCGGACAACCTCCCCTTGCTGGGAACGCCGATACGAAAGGGTTGGGTCATCTTACTTCGCCTTCGACTTGTTCGCTGCCGGCTTGGCGTCGCTTGGCCTTCTCGGTTATCCCCGAAACTCCAAACCGCTTTGCCAGTTCTGCCTCAACCTCGGCCAGTTCAACCCCGCGGGCCCTCAGCAGCACCAGCGTGTGGTAGACCAGGTCGCCCGCCTCGTACACAAAGTGACTGCGGCCGGCGTCTCCCGGTTCGCTGGCCGCCTCGACCAACTCCCCCGCCTCCTCGATAACCTTGGCGCCAATCGCATCGACCCCACCGGTGAGCAGCCGCGACGTGTATGATTTCTCGCTCGGCCGCTCGGCGCGCTCGCGGATCGTCGCTTCTAGCGCGTCGAGGGGCCTAGCGGTTTGGTCGGGCAACTTCCGCTCTCTGGTTATGGATTGGGGTACGCGGTTCTCCTGCCCATTATTTCCAGCAACAATGCAGGGG from Pirellulimonas nuda includes:
- a CDS encoding DUF2281 domain-containing protein, whose translation is MATYLRAHFDGQSIILDEPATLTPGQTLRVLVEPATDSLASPGETKLFGACKGMFVMGGDFNDPLDCFADYRE
- a CDS encoding YfcE family phosphodiesterase, with product MRLGLISDTHGHEQLTRQAVRMLESLGVDALLHCGDIGSPEIVEMLAAWRPYYVFGNCDIDRQPLRDAIARWGGVCCEEFADLTLAGERVALLHSHDRQKFRQVIQSDSYALVCYGHTHTAAIDRHGETLVVNPGAIYRANPHSIGLVELPGLDAQIISL
- the ligA gene encoding NAD-dependent DNA ligase LigA, translated to MTDPEQEIAALRTEIRGHDRLYHVEAAPVLTDLQYDRLLERLGRLEALHPQLVTPDSPTQRVGAGPVDSIHAVEHTVPMLSIDNTYSQEELAEYGARITKLLGDEPVEWVVELKIDGVAVSVTYEQGALTRAATRGDGRTGDDVTHNLRAVLGAPLRLVGDDVPELLEVRGEVYITNPDLVAINQRRSAAGEAPFANTRNLTAGTIKTLDPRVCAERRVRLFCHGVGAREGLRAETHMDFLADLGRWGLPPTPMVECFPTFEAATAHCETLIGRLHELDFEVDGLVLKVNRFDQRDRLGATSKSPRWLVAYKFEKYEALTRVKEIVVRVGKSGAVTPAAELEPVEIAGTTVSRVTLHNPEEIERKDVRVGDVVLVEKAGKIIPHVVRVEKHERGADSAPFVFPTHCPSCGAALVKDEGGVYIRCPNPNCPAQFAERLYYFASRSAMDIEGLGEKLVAQLIGAGLVARLGDVYRLTREQLVELERVGEKSAENLIAAIEGSKSRGLARVLNGLSIRHVGARVATALAEHFGSLEKLREADVDTIAEAPEAGPIIAQSVVDFCQSEAGAQTLDDLAGLGLDLTSPLRPADAPTGTGPLAGPLGGLTLVVTGTLARHTREEAQARIVAAGGKATSSVSKSTDYLLAGERAGSKLAKAIKLGVPVLTEEEFEAMFSAESAPEPTEIPQGP
- a CDS encoding type II toxin-antitoxin system VapC family toxin: MWVVEGSEKVPLHIRKAVNDRGLRRLFSVASVWEMAIKIAIEKLALQHGDLNDFLEVLDKNSVELVPVRSREASDVATLPSVHQQAASGAGGRHQDPFDRLIAAQCLRYDLTLVSVDKQFDAYGVRRVW
- the hisE gene encoding phosphoribosyl-ATP diphosphatase; amino-acid sequence: MPDQTARPLDALEATIRERAERPSEKSYTSRLLTGGVDAIGAKVIEEAGELVEAASEPGDAGRSHFVYEAGDLVYHTLVLLRARGVELAEVEAELAKRFGVSGITEKAKRRQAGSEQVEGEVR
- a CDS encoding nucleotide pyrophosphohydrolase — protein: MPNEQPSNDDTTTVAELRRMVAEFVEARDWRQFHLPKNVAMSIAIEAAELMEHFQWIEAGDSRRVAGDPEKLAAVGEELADVVAYSLALANELGLDLSQTLRDKMAKNVLKYPADEFRGRWGRGDAGR
- a CDS encoding ATP-grasp domain-containing protein, encoding MPGARRIAIVGASVRAAAVSARAAGFEVLAADLFADADLVQHAPAARVEHYPQGLADWLATVDCDAWMYTGALENYPELIDRMAGLHPLWGVHSNPLLAVRDPWILSEKLASAGVLTPPIRTSPVGLPRSGAWLSKSGRGASGAGVWPLAASEPSRVAEQSARFFQQRIGGCAAAAAFVIDADGPRLLGVTRQWVGSPAAGRPFAYAGSIGPFPATALAYQDDLRRLGRSLADDFGLRGVVGVDLILDGERAWVIEVNPRYTASMEVLELAGQPSIVGLHARAFDAALCGPTPPAGFSDSAIAAKRIVFARRDVVWTDEIHQWAMQQNARGLLADIPRPGSRVAARAPLLTAIAVGDARAAVRSLRSTLHALRTRLAAAR
- the hisG gene encoding ATP phosphoribosyltransferase; this encodes MTQPFRIGVPSKGRLSDLAGELLNQAGLRFRRQDRSLFARIKAFGEGDQPVEAAFLRTDDIPTLCAEGAIDLGITGSDLVAESGAELTTRLSLGVGHCRLAVCVPEDSPVVQPKDLSGDRVATSFPTVTRNYLNAQGVTCHVVELSGSVEVMIALGVADAIVDLVETGSTLAANKLRILDEIGQYETVVIQNPRRKSELADRIVRRLEGVVIARAYSLLEYNVPEAKLAAAEEITPGFSSPTVNRLEKAGWCAVRAMVKRGEVIDIMERLEALGAEAVLETAINNCRL